The Palaemon carinicauda isolate YSFRI2023 chromosome 7, ASM3689809v2, whole genome shotgun sequence DNA window GGACGGTCAATTCCCACGGATTCCCAAGTGGTTGCAATCACCTGTGaactcaaagaaataaaaaattgagaAGAAAAAGTCCAGAAAGTTGTCGAAAAATCGTGACAGTCTATGCTCGGCATTGGACACGCCGTTTAAGAAGCGTGGTAAAATACCACAATTAAAGTTTGTTACTCAAATCGACAATGATCTTGTTACTGTTTAATGTGGGACGGGGCAAACTAGTATGAATAaacattatttgtaatgttttaaatgtatgtattttatgAATTGAAATGTAAGATTTCCTtaataaaaatctaagaaatgttatgtttctattatcccttacttcattatgaatgGGGTTAGGGTAGAATAATAACAAATCAGGTATATTCCAAGGGACAGAGTTGAAATGGCACTAGTAAAAGTTAGGAAGTGCAGGAGGcaacatataaaaatgaatacttcagACATTGAATATGCTCTGGAGAAAAGGTTAGGGCATGAAGCACATTTTTATGTGTACCCAGTGACCATTTGGTcggcttcaagatacccttgataaagtcaaagcccatcatacttattgtgaataccCTACCATCACATCAGTATTATGAAAtcgggcactgggttgtatttataatacagaaaagtcctgtagaaaacattatatttttttacccaTTGGGCATGCGGCCAGAAGATCATTcggaatactttactgattttttACGAAGGCATTCTACCATGAAAtgcttcataaataatatgcgagtgtaAAATTACAATTCAGCTTTGTGTGCATTCTTTTGCCTATATTTTACACATAGGGTAACTCTAAATGGAGTTTGTGCTGCCCTTAGGAAACTCggggagcatttatccaccaccgacttaaaggaaaatTACGTAACAGAGTTATTATACTATCTTTGCATTTAAATTcgagaccgtgtatgtacatctggaaatataaaaaacctgaattttcaatgaagatttgccaagtgctaaagaaacgtaattaaaaaagttttcctaccgcttttaagcgtgcaaaatgtctgcgtttcaaatgaatgtttttagtgtAATATTGTTTCCCACAGAATGCTATGTCATTATTCATGCAATGTTATTTTGGATGTATGCTTCCTATAATAAAAGAAATCTTAgctgtaatacgttttttattacccatatatgttaatgtaaaagagagagagagagagagagagagagagagagagagagagagagagagagagagagagagagagagagagagagagagagagaaaggggttaaaACAAATGGGCAGAGAAATGGTTACTTTTCCAGAGGCTTACATTGAAAGGGATGTGGTCAAGGGGGGCGGTGACGGAACGGGGCTCGCCAAAGTCACCGAAGGGTTTTTTGCAATATATAAGGGAAATGGCCAATTTCCCAAAGGCCCTGGAATGTAAATGAACCAGCTCTTGCcagaatcacagagagagagagagagagagagagagagagagagagagagagagagagagagaggagagagagagagagacataaatgtttttttaatcTAAAAGACAAATGGCCACTTTCACATACACCTGGCATGTAAATGACAGTGTCCAAGGGCAAGAGTGATCAGAGCATCGAAATAGCTAtcccagagagagagggagagagagagagagagagagagagagagagagagagagagagagagagacataaatgtttttttaatcTAAAAGACAAATGGCCACTTTCACATACACCTGGCATGTAAATGACAGTGTCCAAGGGCAAGAGTGATCAGAGCATCGAAATAgctatcccagagagagagagagagagagagagagagagagagagagagagagagagagagagagagagagagagagaaaatggtcaCGTGTGAACTCCTCGTTTGCACACAAGTGCGTgtcttattatgaaaaaaaaaagcctgTGTGTTCGCTTTCTCATAGATTCAGGAATGTAAATGAGTCATCGAAACaactctcccagagagagagagagagagagagagagagagagagagagagagagagagagagagagagagacgcgggcGTGTGAACTCCTCGATCACATCACATTTGCACACAAGTGTGTGtctcatgataaaaaaaagaaataaaattattaaatcctATATTTTTCCCAAAACTTAGAACTGAATTTGCAAACGAGTCCAGTGACACGTGTGCCGGCAGCGTACGTACTCAGTGACCCCATACTGAAAACGTACCCTCCCGTTTAAATCACCAGACTGAGTTGCTGAGGCACAACCACAACTGAGCATTCTAGACGGCCTCGTCTCAAAAGTGAGCAAACCTGGCAACGTAAGCAAACCTGACAAAGAGAGCAAACGTTACAAGGGGAGCAAACGTGGCAACCAACCCCGCCCCAAAAGTGAGCAGCTGTACAATATATAATTCTTAAGCTTAGCTTAATATCACCAGCCacccttcagtatatatatatatatatatatatatatatatatatatatatatatatatatatatatatatatatatatatatatatatatatatataatacagaatcTTTTTATCGAAATGTGTACTTAACCGTTCCTGCTGGTTGGCGTTTAGCTGTTGAGTGCATGTGCACACGCTGACGGGGAAGGGAGAGCACAACATGAATACTTATGATATACTAAACACAGAGCAATTAATAAATTGATACATACATTAGAATcctacaaagaatatatatatatatatatatatatatatatatatatatatatatatatatatatatatatatatatatatatattgtggaaaataaacgaaaatagtttttttcccaataattttctttttttccttaactGATATACAGTGGTGGCTCGACTATGGGAACTGTGGAACAGCAATCACcctctatttttatttcatattattaatgaaattattttttctttaattattttttatacctGAGCAGTAGAAGCTATGCTTCAGCTGCtcacattggggggggggggggggaggtttgtcACGTTTGCTCACCTTGCCACGATTGCTCATGTTGTCAGATTTGCTCACGTTGTCAGGTTTGATCACGTTGTCAGATTTGCTCACTTTTGAGACGAGGCCGTCTGGAGTGCTCAGTTATGGGTCTGCCTCAGCAACTCAGTTTGGGAATTTAAACATGAAGTTATGTTTACCAACAAACACCTCCGTGTGTTGAGAGGGTACGTTTGCAGTATGGGGTCACTGAGTACGTACCGGCGCgcgagttcctctctctctctctctctctctctctctctctctctctctctctctctctctctgtctgtctgggAGAGCTGATGCTCTGATGATTCATACCTCCAGGCACTGTCATTGAGCCTAGCGACCacagaggctttttttttttccatcataagACACGCACTTTTGTGCAAACGAGTTCACATGCgcccgttttctctctctctctctctctctctctctctctctctctctctctctctctctctctctctctctctgggagagctGATGCGATGACTCATTTACATTCCTGAGCCTATGAGaaagcacccacacacacacactcacctctTTTCAATTTAAAGTACTCATCtttcagtccatttgttttaagccCTTTCGCTTTCCCTTACATTAACATATACggataataaaaaatgtattacagtttagtttattttattataggAAGTATACATCCAAAATAACATTGCGTGAAtaatgacatagcatttagtgggaaaaaatcttacactaaaaacattcatttgaaatgCAGACattttgcacgcttaaaagcggtaggaaaacttttattgattatgccctgacatcgcaatatacatttcgggtttgatcggtggttatcactccctggTTTTCtcgaaacaataaaataattctattctcgttgacttgcGTGTCAAACGTTAAATGGAAtctcaaatccccatttttctctacttcgAGCGTATCCATTAATGtcatttcaggtttgaaattaaacgcgATGACCGCCCGACCTCGGTCGTAGCGatcataatgaattaggtgatcataaattaagcctaaagattttaatgttccgtagtaaagatgagaataattttcGGGGAATTGAGAGTTTATGTCGTACAAAGTGGAACCATTCAGTGTGACCCCTATGTGCTTAAGATTATTTTGACCAAAATAAATGGGATTCCTATTCagaacaccattgaaactttccatattaacaatagtGAGGTATAACTTTTCCGGTATaaccttattgaaaggtaaatccaacgtcGCCTGTGTCTGATTGGGGGCTAGCAcgtatgtcctgtaaagtgttttattgaaGACAGTTTCCACCGCAGTGTTGGGATTTAAAAGTGCCTGATGAAGGGCGAGTAAAGCCGGAGGCCgtgggatgattttatcaatatggagcCTGGCTTCTTGTAGATGAAATCTAAATTCCTCTGTGCGTgcggtggaattaatgaaccacgcatttggggctaattccaacttgatacgaacgtcgatattatccatcaaatgtTCATCTACTGAAGCTACATTAAGCATAAGTGGATGAATAAGACGCAAACCTTCTCTTTTACCTTTAGCAACCcattccttttccatttttttttccaattttgtaaaataatcgtctggtaaaacgtttgaaattgatgttcccttgtaatcttggaaaaGATATCCAGCCCGTCCGACTGTTTTGACAGTGTAAGACTTTGCAGtagctaataactttatgaaagaccagtaattgaaatgggaaTTTGATTCTACGAGCCTTTCGCCGATATAAACTTGGCTTGACTTGAAGATTGTATTTTCCAAAGCATTGACAAATACAACACCTTCACCATCCCCAAACATGCTTCCATCAgggccgtgacttttaaatgtatttcaatagccaaactggctaaatcaattagtgttccttctacgTCATTGATATGAAATTCGAGATAACGATCAATGATTGCTCCCCGCGATGTAAGATTTGTTGGGAGAATAAAACACATTTGCCGATCAACCACGGAAGCTTCTACCACCCGTAAACAATTAGGCCTGGGAAAAGCGCCCACCACCCCAGCGGTGTATTTTGCGGTTGAGAGCTCAATCCCTACAAGACCCGCAATTCTCGGTGCCGCCGATGCCATGTTGAATGACTTCACTCTAACACCTATTTACCAGAACTAAATCACATtgcactaaacacgtctttatatcctatattcctacgagatgagattttctttttatttactcttttcttcccatttctttagacatttttccttttcttccatttGCCAGTAACAATACGTCGACCTGTTGATTTTAGCGCCTCTAACCCTCTCTGTTTAAGGCTTGATTTGAAACCTCTTGTCCCCTGTTGTAAATCTCCCatgacattttgcccaaattcaaggGCTGAGGGCAGGACCACCTTTGCCACAAAGGGTCCAACCATTTTAGCGTGTCCAGCTAATAGACTGAAAAGCCCACTCCCTTGCTGGGAACGTCTTGGGGCTCTAAAAACCTCAATATCACCTAAAGCCCCTCCACGCAAGAGTTTTATGGGGGAACTAGCGAATATGATGCTAAACTCCTCGGAGACGGCGTAAGAAAGGCAACTCGCATGGTGTCACACTATTGAATAAACGCTTGCTGTGGGATGTagcagcttttatataattttctgctttggtccAATATGAAGGATGCATATTGTGCTggcatcctcacgaaagtgtatctcTTCCTTCT harbors:
- the LOC137644679 gene encoding uncharacterized protein, which gives rise to MFGDGEGVVFVNALENTIFKSSQVYIGERLVESNSHFNYWSFIKLLATAKSYTVKTVGRAGYLFQDYKGTSISNVLPDDYFTKLEKKMEKEWVAKGKREGLRLIHPLMLNVASVDEHLMDNIDVRIKLELAPNAWFINSTARTEEFRFHLQEARLHIDKIIPRPPALLALHQALLNPNTAVETVFNKTLYRTYVLAPNQTQATLDLPFNKVIPEKLYLTIVNMESFNGVLNRNPIYFGQNNLKHIGVTLNGSTLYDINSQFPENYSHLYYGTLKSLGLIYDHLIHYDRYDRGRAVIAFNFKPEMTLMDTLEVEKNGDLRFHLTFDTQVNENRIILLFRENQGVITTDQTRNVYCDVRA